Proteins encoded together in one Acidobacteriota bacterium window:
- the eno gene encoding phosphopyruvate hydratase, with protein sequence MTSITDVKAREILDSRGNPTVEATVVLEGGATGTAAVPSGASTGEHEAVELRDGDPQRYLGKGVQQAVANVNQSIAGALQGLDACRQVEVDRQMIELDGTPNKADLGANALLSVSLAVARAAAQACGEPLYRYLGGVNARLLPVPMMNILNGGSHADNNVDFQEFMVMPVGASRFSDSLRMGVEVFHHLKRVLTKRGYATAVGDEGGFAPNLKSNEEAIEVILEAAAQAGFSPGEELLIALDPASSEFYEEGRYCFRKSDGSEKSAEQMVEFWENWVRQYPIASIEDGLAEDDWEGWALLTRRLGAKVQLVGDDLFVTNTRRLEQGIRSRVANSILVKVNQIGTLTETIEAVELAKTHHYSAVISHRSGETEDTFIADLAVGLNTGQIKTGSASRTDRIAKYNQLLRIEEDLGAEALFRGKSFRQG encoded by the coding sequence ATGACATCCATTACCGACGTAAAGGCCAGGGAGATTCTGGACTCGCGGGGGAACCCGACGGTCGAGGCCACGGTGGTTCTGGAAGGCGGAGCTACCGGTACCGCGGCCGTCCCCTCGGGGGCCTCCACCGGTGAGCACGAAGCCGTCGAGCTCAGAGACGGGGACCCCCAGCGCTATCTCGGCAAAGGCGTTCAGCAGGCGGTGGCCAACGTCAATCAAAGCATCGCCGGCGCGCTTCAGGGACTGGATGCCTGCCGGCAAGTCGAAGTCGACCGCCAGATGATTGAGTTGGACGGGACGCCCAACAAGGCAGACCTGGGCGCCAACGCCCTGCTGTCGGTGTCGCTGGCCGTGGCCCGGGCCGCCGCCCAGGCCTGCGGCGAACCCCTTTACCGCTACCTGGGAGGTGTCAACGCCCGGCTGCTTCCCGTGCCCATGATGAACATCCTCAACGGCGGATCCCATGCCGACAACAACGTCGACTTCCAGGAGTTCATGGTCATGCCCGTGGGAGCCTCCCGGTTCAGCGACAGCCTGCGCATGGGCGTCGAGGTCTTCCACCACCTGAAGCGGGTGCTTACGAAGCGAGGATACGCCACGGCCGTCGGCGATGAGGGCGGCTTCGCCCCCAACCTCAAGAGCAACGAGGAGGCCATTGAAGTCATCCTGGAGGCTGCCGCCCAGGCCGGCTTCAGCCCGGGGGAGGAACTGCTGATTGCGCTGGATCCGGCCTCCAGCGAGTTCTACGAAGAGGGACGCTACTGCTTCAGGAAGTCGGACGGGTCCGAGAAGAGCGCCGAGCAGATGGTGGAATTCTGGGAGAACTGGGTGCGCCAGTATCCCATCGCCTCCATCGAGGACGGCCTGGCCGAAGACGACTGGGAAGGATGGGCCCTGCTCACCCGCAGGTTGGGAGCCAAGGTGCAGCTGGTCGGGGACGATCTCTTCGTCACCAACACCCGGCGCCTGGAGCAAGGCATCCGGAGCCGGGTCGCCAACTCCATCCTGGTCAAGGTCAACCAGATCGGGACCCTGACCGAGACCATCGAAGCCGTCGAGCTGGCCAAGACCCACCACTACTCGGCCGTCATCTCCCACCGATCAGGAGAGACCGAGGACACCTTCATCGCCGACCTGGCGGTGGGGTTGAACACCGGCCAGATCAAGACGGGCTCCGCCAGTCGCACCGACCGCATCGCCAAGTACAACCAGCTCCTGAGGATCGAGGAGGACCTGGGGGCGGAAGCCCTTTTCCGGGGGAAGTCCTTCAGACAGGGTTGA
- a CDS encoding CaiB/BaiF CoA-transferase family protein: protein MGVLSGYRIVEFAGIGPAPMAAMLLSDMGAEVLRVDRVEESHLGIPMEHRYNLLCRGRRSVAIDLKHRKGRESALKLIAGSHGLIEGFRPRVMERLGLGPDDCLARNPRLVYGRVTGWGQDGPLAQAAGHDINYIALTGALHGIGERDGPPVPPLNLVGDFGGGGVYLALGLVAGMLEAQTSGKGQVIDAAMVDGAASQMTYVYGLRAAGQWTDGRAENTLDGGAPNYRAYETRDGKYIAIGPVEPKFWARLLQQIGAAEEGLHQLEDRSKWPRMCERLAEIFRTRTREEWRQLLEGSDVCFAPVLDMGEAPRHPHNRERQTFVEVEGVPQPAPAPRFSRTPSRIRRSPAEPGEHTREALKDWGFSETELDRLQEAGVIGRRSVKPD, encoded by the coding sequence ATGGGAGTCTTGTCGGGCTACAGGATCGTTGAGTTCGCCGGTATCGGACCGGCGCCCATGGCGGCCATGCTGCTGTCGGACATGGGAGCCGAGGTGCTGCGCGTCGACCGGGTGGAGGAGTCCCACCTGGGGATACCCATGGAGCATCGCTACAACCTGCTGTGCCGGGGCAGGCGATCGGTGGCCATCGATCTGAAGCATCGGAAGGGAAGGGAGTCCGCGCTCAAGCTCATCGCCGGCAGCCACGGGCTGATCGAGGGTTTCCGGCCCAGGGTGATGGAGCGTTTGGGGCTTGGGCCCGACGACTGTTTGGCCCGCAATCCCAGGCTGGTCTACGGACGGGTGACCGGGTGGGGGCAGGACGGGCCCCTGGCTCAGGCCGCCGGCCACGACATCAACTACATCGCCTTGACCGGGGCGCTGCACGGCATCGGAGAGCGGGACGGACCGCCCGTGCCGCCCCTCAACCTGGTGGGGGATTTCGGCGGCGGCGGGGTCTACCTGGCCCTGGGTCTGGTGGCCGGGATGCTGGAAGCGCAAACATCGGGGAAGGGGCAGGTGATCGACGCGGCCATGGTGGATGGAGCGGCATCCCAGATGACCTACGTTTACGGGCTGCGGGCGGCCGGGCAGTGGACCGACGGCCGAGCCGAGAACACCCTGGACGGGGGCGCCCCCAACTACCGGGCTTACGAGACCAGGGACGGAAAGTACATCGCCATCGGTCCGGTGGAGCCCAAGTTCTGGGCCCGGTTGCTGCAACAGATCGGAGCCGCGGAGGAGGGTCTGCACCAGTTGGAGGACCGATCGAAGTGGCCGCGAATGTGCGAGCGCCTGGCCGAGATCTTTCGCACCCGGACCCGGGAAGAGTGGCGGCAGCTTCTGGAGGGAAGCGACGTCTGCTTTGCCCCGGTTCTCGACATGGGCGAGGCCCCTCGGCATCCCCACAACCGGGAGAGGCAAACCTTCGTGGAGGTGGAGGGTGTGCCGCAGCCGGCCCCCGCGCCGCGCTTCAGCCGCACACCCAGTCGCATCCGGCGTTCTCCGGCCGAACCCGGCGAGCACACCCGGGAGGCCCTGAAGGATTGGGGTTTCAGCGAGACGGAGCTGGACCGGCTGCAGGAAGCAGGAGTGATCGGACGACGGTCGGTGAAGCCGGATTGA